A window of the Candidatus Palauibacter soopunensis genome harbors these coding sequences:
- a CDS encoding DUF6516 family protein: MTRPNRDPGLDTLLGLHGDTLFVDDAGHWVKFVAVRTEPTPERPHGLRYSLTLHAPDGSRLVGFDNAHPVRERRGPGGRRRTEHDHRHRLRAVRPYEYEDAAALLEDFWKEVDRVLRKRGSIP; this comes from the coding sequence ATGACGAGACCGAACCGGGATCCGGGGCTGGACACGCTGCTGGGGCTTCACGGCGACACGCTGTTCGTGGACGACGCGGGGCACTGGGTGAAGTTCGTCGCGGTGCGGACGGAGCCGACGCCGGAGCGTCCGCACGGCCTCCGCTATTCGCTGACGCTGCACGCGCCGGACGGTTCGCGGCTGGTCGGATTCGACAACGCACACCCAGTGCGGGAGCGGCGCGGTCCCGGCGGGCGGCGTCGAACGGAGCACGACCACCGGCACCGGCTTCGCGCGGTCCGGCCCTACGAGTACGAGGACGCGGCGGCGCTGCTGGAGGATTTCTGGAAGGAAGTGGACCGGGTACTCCGGAAGAGAGGATCGATTCCATGA
- a CDS encoding helix-turn-helix domain-containing protein, whose protein sequence is MRTLTIGIADYDRMKARTLAIARGEHKPARGEPKVWFTSLDSFAKLLSEHNRHLLELIARERPRSLTELAEMAGRSKSNLSRTLKTMSQYGLVELRRGERGTLVPSVPYDHVRLDVSLTGAAGEAVGAGR, encoded by the coding sequence ATGAGGACACTGACGATCGGCATCGCCGACTACGACCGGATGAAGGCGCGCACCCTGGCGATCGCCCGGGGCGAGCACAAGCCCGCACGAGGCGAGCCGAAGGTGTGGTTCACCTCGCTCGACAGCTTCGCGAAGTTGCTGTCGGAGCATAACCGGCACCTCTTGGAGCTGATCGCCCGGGAGCGTCCGCGTTCGCTCACGGAGCTTGCGGAGATGGCCGGGCGGAGCAAGTCGAACCTGTCGAGGACGCTGAAGACGATGTCGCAATACGGGCTGGTGGAACTGCGGCGGGGCGAGCGCGGCACGCTGGTGCCGAGCGTGCCGTACGACCATGTGCGGCTGGATGTCTCCCTGACCGGCGCTGCGGGCGAAGCGGTCGGCGCCGGCCGTTGA
- a CDS encoding DUF3883 domain-containing protein produces MKLERIVPGSRLSGIAGGGAVEVVATRSYGPDAVEVTWKGPDGLGERILYREDEPRIGEVSPGRRWAFDGDGDAFRLASEALRIRLAHLFDPYAAVNASHIEPLPHQLTAVYGAMLERQPLRFLLADDPGAGKTVMAGLLIKELLIRGSLERCLIIAPGNLVEQWQDELHEKFDLGFEILTRTRIEASRTGSPFAEHPRLIARLDMLARNEELKAKLEAAPVWDLIVVDEAHRMSASFFGREVKYTKRFQLGALAGRLTRHLLLMTATPHNGKEEDFQLFMGLLDADRFEGRFREGVHKVDPSDMMRRLVKEELHRFDGTPLFPERRAYTVSYGLSPGEAELYEAVTHYVREEMNRADRLAEDGTRRRNNVGFALQILQRRLASSPAAIHESLKRRMARLGDRLEEERLVRAGRSPEARISADPVPAFDEEDFEEAPGDEAEAHEDRLVDSATAAQTVAELEAEIVEIRRLERMAGALRRSGEDTKWRELDRILDDPLVHDPERDVQRKIVIFTEARDTLEYLAGRIRARTGESESVEVIHGGVPRDRRRAVIAAFNDDPAVRFLLANDAAGEGVNLQRGAHLMVNYDLPWNPNRLEQRFGRIHRIGQTEVCHLWNLVATETREGAVYERLLEKLETARGTLGGKVYDVLGELFEARPLKDLFMEAIRYGERDDVRERLFRAVEGAVDTEHINRLVERGKLTREGLDPATSRRVREEMDRAAARRLQPHHIRSFFEAAFRDAGGVMRPRERGRFELTRVPAILRDRDRMIGRGDPVLPRYRRICFAKEGIAGRPQAALVAPGHPLLDALVDLTLDRYRDLLVRGTLLVDESDRHAGPRVLVTLRHRIRDGQATRRGSPRAVSERLQFVWLDPDGGATDGGAAPYLDCRGADGDEPAKVAELMDAPWLGEPLEERARAHAIADLVPRHLREVRDARLAQLDRIEAAVKERMRREIMHLQHRALELETLERAGRKPRLNSENVRRQADALRDRLELRLADIARQRDIAPLPPEVCGAALVVPGRMLRPASQREAADALARAEVEEKAMRAVMARERSLGNEPKDISKENRGYDIESRDPDSGRLRFIEVKGRRADARAVTITRNEMVTALNAAESYILALVLVDGGSAAAPIYLRDPGRIFGSEPNFHEVSRQISAKAIETAARQETH; encoded by the coding sequence TTGAAGCTCGAACGCATCGTTCCCGGCAGCCGCCTGTCCGGGATCGCGGGCGGCGGCGCGGTCGAGGTCGTCGCCACGCGATCCTACGGGCCGGACGCGGTGGAGGTGACGTGGAAGGGTCCGGACGGGCTCGGGGAACGGATCCTCTACCGGGAGGACGAGCCCCGGATCGGGGAGGTCTCGCCGGGGCGCCGCTGGGCGTTCGACGGCGACGGCGACGCATTCCGGCTGGCCTCGGAGGCGCTCCGGATCCGGCTCGCGCACCTGTTCGATCCCTACGCGGCGGTGAACGCATCGCACATCGAGCCGCTCCCGCACCAGTTGACGGCAGTGTACGGCGCGATGCTGGAGCGCCAGCCGCTCCGGTTCCTGCTGGCCGACGATCCGGGCGCGGGCAAGACGGTGATGGCGGGGCTCCTCATCAAGGAGCTACTGATCCGGGGGAGCCTTGAGCGGTGCCTCATCATCGCGCCCGGGAACCTAGTCGAGCAGTGGCAGGACGAGCTTCACGAGAAGTTCGATCTCGGGTTCGAGATCCTGACCCGCACGCGGATCGAGGCGTCGCGCACGGGCAGCCCGTTCGCCGAGCATCCGCGCCTGATCGCGCGGCTCGACATGCTGGCCCGCAACGAGGAACTCAAGGCGAAACTCGAAGCCGCGCCCGTGTGGGACCTGATCGTTGTGGACGAGGCCCACCGCATGTCGGCGAGCTTCTTCGGCCGGGAGGTAAAGTACACGAAGCGCTTCCAGTTGGGGGCGCTGGCGGGGCGGTTGACCCGGCACTTGCTGCTGATGACGGCGACGCCGCACAACGGCAAGGAGGAGGACTTCCAACTCTTCATGGGCCTTCTGGACGCGGACCGATTCGAGGGCCGCTTCCGGGAGGGGGTCCACAAGGTCGATCCGTCGGACATGATGCGGCGGTTGGTCAAGGAGGAACTCCACCGCTTCGACGGCACGCCGCTCTTTCCGGAGCGCCGGGCCTACACCGTCTCCTACGGGTTGTCGCCGGGCGAGGCGGAACTCTACGAGGCGGTGACGCACTACGTGCGCGAGGAGATGAACCGGGCGGACCGGCTCGCCGAGGACGGCACGCGGCGGCGCAACAACGTGGGGTTCGCGCTTCAGATCCTACAGCGCCGTCTCGCGTCCTCGCCTGCGGCGATCCACGAGTCGCTGAAACGGCGCATGGCGAGGCTGGGCGACCGGCTTGAGGAGGAGAGGCTGGTGCGGGCTGGCCGCAGTCCCGAGGCGCGCATCTCGGCGGACCCGGTCCCGGCGTTCGACGAGGAGGACTTCGAGGAGGCCCCGGGCGACGAAGCCGAGGCGCACGAGGACCGGCTCGTGGACAGCGCGACCGCCGCGCAGACGGTCGCGGAACTTGAGGCCGAGATCGTCGAAATCCGGCGTCTGGAACGGATGGCGGGGGCGCTTCGGCGCTCCGGCGAAGACACCAAGTGGCGCGAACTCGACCGCATCCTCGACGATCCGCTCGTGCACGATCCCGAGCGGGACGTGCAACGCAAGATTGTGATCTTCACGGAGGCGCGCGACACGCTCGAATACCTCGCCGGCCGCATCCGCGCGCGGACGGGCGAGTCGGAGAGCGTGGAGGTGATCCACGGCGGGGTGCCGCGCGACCGGCGGCGCGCGGTGATCGCCGCGTTCAACGACGATCCGGCCGTCCGGTTCCTGCTTGCGAACGACGCGGCGGGCGAGGGCGTGAACCTGCAACGGGGCGCGCATCTCATGGTGAACTACGATCTGCCGTGGAACCCGAACCGACTTGAGCAGCGCTTCGGCCGGATCCATCGCATCGGGCAGACCGAGGTCTGCCACCTCTGGAACCTCGTGGCGACCGAGACGCGGGAGGGCGCGGTCTACGAGCGCCTCCTTGAGAAGCTGGAGACGGCGCGCGGAACCTTGGGCGGCAAGGTCTACGACGTGCTCGGCGAACTCTTCGAGGCGCGGCCGCTCAAGGATCTGTTCATGGAGGCGATCCGCTACGGCGAGCGGGACGACGTGCGCGAGCGTCTGTTCCGCGCCGTCGAGGGCGCGGTGGACACCGAACACATCAACCGTCTGGTCGAGCGCGGCAAGCTCACGCGCGAGGGGCTCGATCCGGCGACGAGCCGGCGCGTGCGCGAGGAGATGGATCGGGCTGCGGCGCGGCGGCTTCAGCCGCACCACATCCGCTCGTTCTTCGAGGCCGCGTTCCGCGACGCGGGCGGGGTCATGCGCCCCCGGGAGCGCGGCCGGTTCGAGCTTACCCGGGTCCCCGCGATCCTGCGGGACCGCGACCGGATGATCGGGCGCGGGGATCCGGTTCTGCCCCGGTACCGGCGGATCTGCTTCGCCAAGGAAGGAATCGCGGGCCGCCCGCAGGCAGCGCTCGTGGCTCCGGGCCATCCGCTCCTCGACGCGCTGGTCGATCTGACGCTCGACCGCTACCGGGATCTGCTCGTGCGGGGGACGCTCTTGGTCGACGAGTCGGACCGCCATGCCGGGCCGCGCGTGCTGGTCACGCTCAGGCACCGGATCCGCGACGGTCAGGCGACGCGCCGCGGCAGCCCGCGCGCGGTCTCCGAGCGGCTCCAGTTCGTATGGCTCGACCCGGACGGCGGGGCGACCGATGGGGGAGCGGCCCCGTATCTCGACTGCCGGGGGGCGGACGGGGACGAGCCAGCGAAGGTCGCGGAACTCATGGACGCGCCCTGGCTCGGGGAACCGCTTGAGGAACGGGCGCGGGCGCACGCGATCGCGGATCTCGTGCCCCGGCATCTGCGCGAGGTGCGCGACGCGCGGCTCGCCCAACTCGACAGGATCGAGGCCGCAGTGAAGGAGCGCATGCGCCGCGAGATCATGCATCTCCAGCACCGGGCGCTCGAACTCGAAACGCTCGAACGGGCGGGCCGGAAGCCGAGGCTCAATTCCGAGAACGTGCGGCGGCAGGCGGATGCGCTCCGCGACAGGCTCGAACTCCGGCTGGCCGACATCGCCCGCCAACGCGACATCGCGCCGCTCCCACCCGAGGTGTGCGGCGCGGCGCTCGTCGTTCCGGGCCGGATGCTCCGGCCGGCGAGCCAGCGGGAAGCGGCCGATGCGTTGGCTCGCGCCGAGGTCGAGGAGAAGGCGATGCGGGCGGTCATGGCACGGGAGCGGAGTCTCGGGAATGAGCCCAAGGACATCTCGAAGGAGAATCGCGGATACGACATCGAGAGCCGCGATCCGGACTCCGGGCGGCTCCGTTTCATCGAGGTGAAGGGCCGCCGCGCGGATGCCCGCGCCGTCACGATCACCCGAAACGAAATGGTGACGGCCCTGAACGCGGCCGAGTCCTACATTCTTGCCTTGGTGCTCGTGGATGGCGGATCCGCAGCTGCGCCGATCTATTTGAGGGACCCGGGCCGGATCTTCGGATCCGAGCCGAACTTCCACGAGGTGTCGCGCCAGATCTCCGCCAAGGCCATCGAAACTGCGGCGCGACAGGAGACGCATTGA
- a CDS encoding site-specific integrase, protein MARTRRSRRSYGAGEWGRNRVRVFPDPKTGLFQVEWRENGRRLTRSLGHRDWARAKRQADELAAGFVGPDLNGKAGAEPEPLTLKTLFDIYGEEVTPTKAEASQKYDRATMSMFLKLFGGNRRPGTLSQRDWDRFIRARRAGEAGRSGRPAANRTIQQDLKLLLAILNWAAKSRDEEGRLLLESNPLTGLKTPAEKNPTQVVLTGREYEALLKASLAMDWRFRVALLIAHETGHRIGAIRQLRWSDIDVEAGVIRWRGEHEKTGYEHRTPVTAEALAALEEARRRNPGIGDIPLLPAPKDPSACVSRSLVRDWWTRAEVLAGLAPKRGRGWHSLRRKFASDLMDQPLKVLCELGGWKTAQTVLQCYQRADEDRLRKALEDRRRVSSYPN, encoded by the coding sequence ATGGCACGCACGAGAAGAAGCCGCCGGAGCTACGGCGCCGGCGAGTGGGGCCGGAACAGGGTGCGGGTGTTTCCCGACCCGAAAACCGGCCTGTTCCAAGTGGAGTGGCGCGAGAACGGGCGCAGGCTCACCCGGTCGCTCGGACACCGCGACTGGGCAAGGGCGAAACGGCAGGCGGACGAGTTGGCTGCCGGGTTCGTCGGCCCGGATCTGAACGGCAAGGCGGGAGCCGAGCCCGAGCCGCTCACCCTGAAGACGCTTTTTGACATCTACGGTGAAGAGGTGACGCCCACCAAGGCGGAGGCATCTCAAAAGTACGATCGGGCTACGATGTCGATGTTCCTCAAGCTCTTCGGAGGCAACCGCAGGCCCGGCACTCTCTCCCAGAGGGATTGGGATCGGTTCATTCGGGCCCGACGTGCGGGCGAAGCCGGACGGAGCGGGAGGCCTGCGGCCAATCGAACGATCCAGCAGGATCTGAAGTTGCTGCTCGCGATCCTCAACTGGGCCGCGAAGTCGAGAGACGAGGAGGGGCGGCTACTCCTCGAGTCGAACCCCCTCACGGGCCTGAAGACGCCCGCCGAGAAAAACCCGACCCAGGTTGTGCTGACGGGAAGGGAATACGAGGCCTTGCTCAAGGCGTCGCTGGCGATGGACTGGCGGTTCCGCGTGGCGCTCCTGATCGCCCACGAAACGGGACACCGCATCGGTGCCATCCGTCAGCTTCGATGGTCGGACATCGATGTCGAAGCCGGGGTTATCCGGTGGCGGGGCGAGCACGAGAAGACAGGCTACGAGCACCGGACGCCGGTGACGGCCGAGGCACTAGCCGCCTTGGAAGAGGCGCGGAGACGGAACCCCGGGATCGGGGACATTCCCCTGCTGCCCGCGCCGAAGGACCCGTCAGCGTGCGTGAGCCGCTCGTTGGTCCGCGACTGGTGGACCAGGGCCGAGGTGCTCGCCGGGCTGGCACCCAAGCGTGGCCGCGGCTGGCACTCCCTGAGGCGGAAGTTCGCGTCGGACCTCATGGACCAGCCCCTCAAGGTGCTCTGCGAACTCGGCGGTTGGAAGACGGCCCAGACGGTTCTTCAGTGTTACCAGCGGGCCGATGAGGACCGGCTCAGAAAGGCGCTTGAGGACCGCCGCAGGGTCTCTTCCTACCCCAATTAG
- the mobC gene encoding plasmid mobilization relaxosome protein MobC, producing the protein MARPRKPEAERRSRTIGVRVTPAEAAEIAERAGAARMTMGGYMRRRALGQPVREAAVLRLGAAERVELHRIGVNLNQIARALNSGASAPSGTLEAVERVGELAAGLLSGEALDR; encoded by the coding sequence ATGGCCCGTCCCCGGAAGCCCGAGGCCGAGCGCCGGAGCCGCACGATCGGCGTGCGCGTCACCCCCGCGGAGGCCGCGGAGATCGCCGAGCGGGCCGGAGCGGCCCGCATGACGATGGGCGGCTACATGCGCCGCAGGGCGCTGGGGCAGCCGGTCCGCGAGGCGGCCGTTCTCCGCCTCGGCGCGGCGGAGCGCGTCGAGCTCCACCGGATCGGCGTAAACCTGAACCAGATCGCCCGCGCCCTCAACTCCGGGGCTTCCGCTCCTTCCGGGACGCTGGAGGCGGTCGAGCGGGTGGGCGAGCTCGCGGCCGGTCTCCTGAGCGGCGAGGCGCTGGACCGATGA